The DNA region ttcgagccatattcagattatatgccatcaaaccgcatcccgtccgatccacttccgcggcggagatgagccatcgcggctcatcgcaccTGGCCGgcgtggcttatgacagagccgagcggtgccgcTTTGTGTTCAAGGTCAAGCCggcgcgcttcatgctcgcacgcgactgagtaacgcattctcgactgggttcttcagagccgcccctgtcgcaaagcccgatgcgcagccttcgcggaagatctgacggccgaacgcggcgcctcagccggtgtggctgagtttcggcccgccgtgctataaaaggagggggtggagaCGAGCTATCTTGCTATCCAAACTATTTTttctttagtagctgtatacacacctacctgttatttggaacccacaaagctctcgtcctttgcacccgtgcaatccatttttcacaacggacAGGgtgtctttcaaacttatgaagaataattccattctcccaggTGTTCAAGCATTGTCCAGCAatccaatgagccggcattttggctaacatgaaggaacaatgagctaccttccctgtggtaaaactaatggaaacaaacgagtccacaaacttacgtcacttcctgcttcttcttgacaacaaattcctgagaggattttcatggcgggagttacaaaaagctgtatatgtcaaaatcatgttttgtggtgaaaaaacacatgggaccatattggctgtgggtttttccattaataatgtACCAAAAATTATCCGTGTGACGACACTTGATctttaagtggacactctaaattgcccctaggtgtgattgtgagtgagactgatgtctgtcttcatgtgccctgagattggttggcaaccagttcgatGTGTACCCTgtcccctgcccgatgacagctgggataggctccaggactcccgtgaccctggtgaggataggcggctcagaaaatctatgtatgtatgtatctatggatggatggatggataaaataatcTGGAGAAAAGCACTTTAAGCAAGTGGCAATCCTTCAGGCGGCAGACATTGTTGTGTAAGGGATATTGCCACATgagctcaggaacacttcagaaaaccattgttagTTACAGTTTGTAGCTACATCTACAAATGCAgattaaaactctaccatgcaaagcaaaagccatataTCAACTAACCACTAGAAAAAGATGCCAGCTTCCTTGGGCCCAAAGTCATCTGAAACGGATTGATGCAAAGTGGATAAGTGTGTCAGATGGgtccacatttcacattttgcttTTGGAAATCGTGGATTTTGTGTCCTCTGGGCAGAAGGGGAAAAAGACCATCCTGAATGTTGCATAAGGCAGGAGTGATACAGCCTGTGAGGGAAGCACAGAGTGTGAGTGAGGGGATTCCCAAGAAATTGGAATAAtcataaattatttttgcaatgaGTGAGTGGCCCCACATCCAGTGAATAAGTCACAGAGGTGTCTGTGGACCATCAGAAGTGTCctgtaattgctgtgcctgcTACAATGAATTGAACGGCGGGGTCTGGAGCCCACCAAGGGACCCTGGGTGGTTCACTGAGGCGCACCAAAAACCGTCAACAGAAAcgaaataacaataacaatgttTATGGAATCTAGGCTGGATTTAGGAAGAAATTTGATGATATCGGGATCCCAGATGCGCATGACCACGtcatcaaattaaaataaaagattcatGCTCTCATGGTTGACTGTTTGGACACCACTTCCTCACTCACCAACAAATCCTCACTCACCAACATATATAatgatactgtatattaaaggacacattttgaaaaatcaacattttaaatgctTGGATACAAATAGTTGTGTCTCTGAAAGGATTGCCCACCCTGCATGTGTGAAATCAAACCGCAGTAAAAAACAAATTAGACTAATAAGACAGACATATAAGACAATGCGTCGCGAGAGAGAGAACAATTCGGAGGAGTTGTGAGGAGTGCATATGCAGGAGGACACAGGTGACActacaaatgacaaatggagaAGGCACGCAAAGAGCATGACTATCATAACACTGAGAGATCCTTAACCAAAAGCCTTGATGGGGATATAACGTGGTTTTAAGTTTCTTGTTCATCCCTTTATTAGATCTATTAAGTCTAAGAATGAGTAACACAAATTTGTGCACGCCAGatcttagttaaaaaaaaaagcaatatgaaTTAATCACACAAAGGACACCCACCAAGAGTGCACACAACCTGTTAGCTTGACCACACCTTTTTGCACCTGCGATTTGGGagcttaaataaaaaaatttaaaaaagcagGCCCATTAAATGATAACACTTCAGGTAGAGATAATACAATGTATGAGCACTGATCAAAGATATAAAAGAAATGGTTAGAACtactgtatttaatttattacaataaaaatgccGTGAAATGTACTTCAGGAATTTTCCGGACTTACAGTTTTAAATTTACAAGCTTTTCAATGAGTGCCTTGTCAGGCAGATACGGAGATGTTTAAagtccccctctctctctctctctctaactccctccctctctctgtctctctcttcccTGTGCCCCTCTCTCTTTTATTCTCCCCACCCTTCACTCATTCCATCAGGTTCTCTCACATACATACCCGACAGGCTGCGTGAGAGGATGATGACAGACAGAGGACAAGTACTGTATGACAGACAGCATCAGCACCACTGACAAGAATCTCCCACACTGGTAGAGGGGAGAAAGAGTGAAGAagaggggagagagaaaaataaGTTTTCTTCAGGAGCGGGAGGAGTAACAAAGGACAGCAGGGGACTTTTCTTTACATGCTTTCCCCCCCTCTTTTTGCTGTTATTGCTGTCTTTCCTCCCCTTTCCCCATCTTTCCTTGTCCTCCTTTTCATTCCTCTTCTCATCCCGGTTCTTCCCCCAGCTCCCGCCGTGGGGTCTCAACTGTCCGTCTCCCTCCCCCCTTCCCTTTCTCCCTACCTCCCCCGGGCCTTGCTTGGAGCCTCCAGGCTGCTGCGCCGCAGGAGGATGTCTCGCAGGGAGTCTCCCCCACCGCCCTCACCAGAGCAACTGTTTGGTGTGAGGGGCAGGGAGGTGGATTGCGACGACCGTCCAAAGCGCACAGAACCGTTGTCTGATGCCGAGCGTGAGATCATCCAGGATACTTGGGGGCACGTGTACAAGAATTGTGACGACGTGGGGGTGTCGGTTCTCATAAGGTGAGTTCAGTCAACAGGTGAAAGCCTCCATACGTGTGCTCAAGGCAGTTTGTCCTATCACAAAGTAGTGGCGGAAGTAAcaaagttcaaatacttattgcaCTGATGTAGATTTTGCAGGTATCTGTACTTTATTTGAATACATACCAtattttttatgactttttgcTTTTACTTACGACATGATAACATGTGTGCTTTCTATTCATCTGTCAAAATAAGCTTGCTACTTTTTTCAACCTTTGTGGATGATGACATGATTTAGACAAAAAAGAGAGCAGTCAACTTAACCTCTGTTGAGCTCTTGATAAATTGATATCttggggaagaaaaacattcacatcGTGGAACGTGACTGAAGGAGGATATATGACGATGCAAAATATTCAGAGACACAAGATCCATGGTCTTACGAGACCTGGTGTTGCCAGCGTGATGATGGATTCTTacactgctgtgttactgtttgTGACAAGTGGGACCCCAAAGCAGCAACGTAGCATGGAGATGATTCGTGatgtcaaaaaaaatggaaaaaaaaactgaagcagtcaataaaactgaaatacaaaaaaaataaaagtccatTACCAAACTGGTAGGGGAGAAAACTACGGTAACTAAAAACTATAAAGgcacaaagcaaacaaaagcatcACTATGAAaggcaaaaaggaaaaagtgaaTTACAGTGATGTATAAATGGTGCAACGGGGGTGACAGACATCAGGAAGACACCAGAATATTTCAGGAGCAAGATAGAATGCACACAGCGAATGACGAGGGACAAGGGAACTACTGTCGAGGAAAGGTCTTCCTGTTGTGCCCTCCAGCACTTGGGAGGTGGTTGCCAATTGCTCCCATGTCTGCACTTCCCAGACCGGGAGCTGAATGCCAATCACTCCCTGGTGCATGCCTCCCTCCTCAATAACCCCACCGCAACCCCTGAAGGAAACAAGAGAAACACAGGTGAGGGACAGCTAATAAAAAAACAGCTCAAGGACAATAAAATACCTTGTAACCTTGAAATTTTGTACGTCGGGGTCGCTGCAATCTCAGGTGAATGACCTTTGCATTTGCACACATGTAAAGTGTACCTGTAGGGTTcaaacatccgtccatccatccattttcttagcagcttatcctcccaagggttgtgggggtggtggagcctatcccagatatctttgggcaggaggcagtctGCAAACATTATCCTTTCAAATAATGACATGACTTTCATAATGTGAAAAGCATTTCTACCCTTTTAATTTAACCTTGATTACTCATTCCCATGGTTTTTGAAGTATTTAAATAGACACACAAACCAAAGTGTACCAGGATGCAACTGTCTGACGCAGTCACTGGACTTGAACGTCACCCATATTGACTCCAACTTtatgttgttgtagccaggcaatcgcattgttgagtcgacttctagttccaggcAGGCAGCCACTTCCTTTGGGCGTTTTCACAGGTCCATTACGATCAGCATAGTGGGAGACGGTGtgcagttgaagatgtgctgtgtatcgtgagggccctgtccgcatttcgggcagaggttgaCAATTGTATTGTCGACACAAACCATATAGTCATTGAGCATGCGGCTTCATCTGGAGCAGAGTTGCgatagtttggatcttgtggcccgcggaagattgatttcggttttgtccacctcaCGGGTAGGGTAGCCACCAAGGGTGACTACCGGTTTGTAGCCGGCCACCGCGTCTCCAACTGCCGTTCGATGGACCCTACATAAGCCAATCTTGGTAGGCTTGTTCGTCGAACACCGTGTCGTAGGGATGTCTTTGTCGATGTCTTGACGGTATTTACGGACATCATGGGGAAGTAAGCGCGGTTGAGGAGGTTCATTTGAGACCTGGTTCTCACGACGATGGGCTCAGCACGCCAGAACCGTCCCGGGCCAACGCGGTCCGGCCAACGATCGTCAAACCCTCCAAGCAATCACTACAACTTAATAAAACATATCAGGGTAATAGTGGTGTTCTTCATGGTCAAGCCAAACCTGGTCTTGACCTCACATTGCTACCACTGTAACTGCTTGAGAAGCGAActgcttgcacacacacacaaacactcatcTGTATAACTGTAAGTGAGCGCCACATCCAAGCTAGCAATCAATGTTAGCAAGCCTACCTTCGCAGGATTTCACAGTAGTTTGAGAAGTTACcctggaaataaataaatagcaattCTAGAAGACAGTAGGTGAACATCGGACggaaatgttaaaaattaaaatggatggatggatgaatttataaAGGGGACATGGGTACGTAGAGTACAGTAGAGTACTATGATATACATAACCAGAGTATGTAGAGTACACGTACAGTGCAATTTAACACAATGGCAGTTTCTTGCTTCATTTTTCCAATAGTTCTTCACTTGATGAAGAAAagctggatttttatttttattttgtagagtTAAACGGTCAATGGTGCACTCGAAAAAACCCtcaagtatttttaaaataggaaACCATAACCAAGGCATGTGATGGAAGTGAGACAAACCGATTTCCAGTTTTGGGTGACAGAATCCctgaggagaggaggaggaaagggcAGGGagcatatctgtgtgtgtgtgtgtgtgtgtgtgtgtgtgtgtgtgtgtgtgtgtgtgtgtgtgtgtgtggtgtgtgtgtgtgtgtgtgtgtgtgtgtgtgtgtgtgtgtgtgtgtgtgtgtgtgagtgtgcgcgtgcgcgtgtgcACGTATGTGTGTACATGTAGGCGCATGCGTGCTTACATGCGTGGATGCGTGCGTTTGAGTGTCTTATCTCGGGATGACAGAAATACATTTTGGCACTTCTCCCTACGCtagctcatcttttcttttcattcttttctatCTTTTCAACACATTTCCTCATCCTTGaagaaaatgcaattaaaagaCAGTTATTCATCTTCTGTTCAAAATGTCAATTAGACGTGACAAACGCTAAAATCAATTCAGGCAAACCAGATTATATACTATTTAGGAATTACTGCTTGTAGGTGGGGGGTGTGATTTCATCTATTTCTGTATGATTAATTTaatgtaggcggcacggtggaacagctgtgaagcgctggcctcacagttttgaggaccagggttcaaatagAGCCCTatttgtgtggtgtttgcatattctccttgggcctgcttgggttttctctgggcactccggtttcctcccacaacccaaaaacatgcattaattggacactctaaattgccccctaggtgtgattgtgagtgcgactgttgtctgtctccacatcccctgcaattggctgggaaccagttcagtctGTACCCTGCGTCCAGcccaaagaaagctgggattgggttcagcactcctgcaatcctcgtgaggataagcggctaagaaagtggatggatggatggataatatatcttcgtcttttccttccggtttgtcccatttggggtcgGCAGAccgcgtcatctttttctatgtatgtctatttcctgcatcttcaCCTAACCCGAACCCTTaacacactcatcattgctctggattgttaaacccaagtatttgaagtctacctccctcgctatctcttctccctccactcctctcattcacacacataaattctgttttccttcagcaaatcttcattcctatcctttccagtgcatgcctccatctttctaattgttccttcaccttCTCCATGCTTTCACatatcataatatcatctgcgaacatcatcgtccaagtggattccaatctaacgtcatctgtcagcctatccattaccacagcaaacaggaagagctGATCGCTGATGCAGTCACACATCCACCctaaattcttttgtcacacctacggTACACCtgaccactgttctgctgccctcatacatgtcctaaactattctaacatatttctttgcCAAACCAGACGTATGCATGGTGTACCACaggtcctctcttggtactctgtcatagacatTCTCTAGATAAAGGGTGtcagactcatttttgtcacaggccacattgtaattatggtttccctcagagggctgttatgactaaAACCataatctttaatcgcctcatcatatttacacatgaaatgtataaactatttttaaatcaaagatcaagtgtaatggggtttttcaaacattattcatatttggtaacacaaaaatgctcagcgttatcatttatgatatgtgacaatttcaaattttggtgcagattttcacaagaataatGGAAGTTGACGCGGATGATTTGCCTccacgggccgcataaaatcatgcggcgggccggatcaggcccctgggccttgagtttaatACCTGTACTCTatagccacaaagacacaatgtagctccttctgagcttctctgtgcttttccactcgcatcctcaaggc from Syngnathoides biaculeatus isolate LvHL_M chromosome 9, ASM1980259v1, whole genome shotgun sequence includes:
- the cygb2 gene encoding cytoglobin-2, which gives rise to MLSPPLFAVIAVFPPLSPSFLVLLFIPLLIPVLPPAPAVGSQLSVSLPPSLSPYLPRALLGASRLLRRRRMSRRESPPPPSPEQLFGVRGREVDCDDRPKRTEPLSDAEREIIQDTWGHVYKNCDDVGVSVLIRFFVNFPSAKQYFSQFQDMEDPEEMEQSCQLRHHARRVMNAINTVVENLNDPEKVSSVLALVGKAHAIKHKVEPMYFKILSGVMLEVLSEDFPEFFTAEVQMVWTKLMGAVYWHVTGAYTDVGWLQVSSSAV